DNA from Desulfarculus baarsii DSM 2075:
ACGGGGCCGGCCGCCGGCCCAGGCGTCGGCCGGGCCGGGGATGACGCTGGGCAACAGCCCGCCGGGCATCTTGACCAGCGGCGCGGCGTCGGATTGCCGCCAAAACCTGTCCCAGTCGCCACGGCGCGTCGAGGCCAACACCTGCTGGCGCACGTCGCGGGCCAGGCCCAGCCAGGCCAGGCCGGCCAGGCAGGCGACCAGGCAAAGCAACGATACGAGCCTCGAAATAACTTTCATGCCGTTCATGCCGTGCCGTCCCGTCAGTCCAAAAAGATATCCGGCCAACGATCGTTGGCCTCATTGTAAGTCAGCCGGGCCGCCTGATCCCAGGGCTTGGAAGTGTTCCAGATAAAAATTTCATAATCGGCGATGTCGTGCTCGTGGCCGCCGGCCGAGGCGGCCCAGACCAGCCAGCGTCCGTCGGCCGAGAGCTTGGGAAAATACTCGTGGCTGAAATCGCCGGGCAGATCCATGAACACCGTGGGCGCGACGCGCCCCACCGGCGAGGTCATCAGCCGATTGCCGCCGTTGCCGCCATTTTCCACCCAGATCAGGCCCTTGCCGTCGGGCGTGAAAATCAGCTTGCAGCCGTCGCCGAAATTGACGGCCTTGTCCGGCGTTCGCGGATCGAAGACCAGGCAACCCCTGGCCGCGCCGCGGGCGGTGAGGGCCAAGAGGTTGGCCTGGGCCGGCGAGAGCATGGGCGTGACGATGACGCCACCGACCGGTGGCCCATCACCGTCGTAGATCACTCTTTCGGTCCCCGTGCCGACGCTTTTCACGACGACTTTGTTCCCGCGCATGAAGCTGACAACGTCTTCGTCCACCCACAGCGGAAAATTGCCGGCTCTGGCCAGCATGGTTTGTTCGCCGGTGTTCAGATCCATCAGCCAAACGTCCCATTGGTTGTAATCGCGCTCGGAGACCCACTGTTTTTGGCTGCGGGCAAAAACCAGCCTTTTTCCGTCGGGAGAAAACCGGGGGAAAAAATCCACGTGGTCGTTGTCGGTCAGGCGGA
Protein-coding regions in this window:
- a CDS encoding TolB family protein, with amino-acid sequence MPGKKRLRRLWPLLALALTLGLAAAAYFAPRLVYSSFGYLWLRPQDGDLDQAAMAELNQKTDGLKCRVVWSSSRSGNHELYMLRLPVGEIIRLTDNDHVDFFPRFSPDGKRLVFARSQKQWVSERDYNQWDVWLMDLNTGEQTMLARAGNFPLWVDEDVVSFMRGNKVVVKSVGTGTERVIYDGDGPPVGGVIVTPMLSPAQANLLALTARGAARGCLVFDPRTPDKAVNFGDGCKLIFTPDGKGLIWVENGGNGGNRLMTSPVGRVAPTVFMDLPGDFSHEYFPKLSADGRWLVWAASAGGHEHDIADYEIFIWNTSKPWDQAARLTYNEANDRWPDIFLD